A section of the Delphinus delphis chromosome 1, mDelDel1.2, whole genome shotgun sequence genome encodes:
- the CTRC gene encoding chymotrypsin-C has protein sequence MLGVSVFTVLLAYASSCGVPIFRPNLSARVVGGDNAVPHSWPWQISLQYLKNGVWRHTCGGTLITPSHVLTAAHCISNTLTYRVALGKNNLEVENEEGSVFMGVDTIFVHEKWSSFLIRNDIALIKLAEPVELSDTIQPACLPEEGSLLPQDYPCYVTGWGRLWTNGPIADELQQGLQPVVDHATCSQKDWWGNNVKNTMVCAGGDGVISACNGDSGGPLNCQAKDGSWEVRGIVSFGSGLSCNTLKKPTVFTRVSAYNNWINEKLQL, from the exons CCTCCAGCTGCGGGGTCCCCATCTTCCGGCCCAACCTATCAGCCCGGGTGGTGGGCGGAGACAACGCCGTTCCCCACAGCTGGCCCTGGCAG ATCTCCCTCCAGTACCTCAAGAATGGCGTGTGGAGGCACACCTGCGGTGGCACCTTGATCACCCCCAGTCACGTCCTCACAGCTGCCCACTGCATCAG CAATACCCTGACTTACCGCGTGGCCCTGGGGAAGAACAACCTGGAGGTGGAGAATGAGGAAGGCTCCGTGTTCATGGGCGTGGACACCATCTTTGTCCACGAGAAGTGGAGCTCCTTCCTAATTCG CAATGACATTGCCCTTATCAAACTGGCGGAGCCCGTGGAACTGAGTGACACCATCCAGCCAGCCTGCCTGCCAGAGGAGGGTTCCTTGCTGCCTCAGGACTACCCCTGCTACGTCACTGGCTGGGGCCGTCTCTGGA CCAACGGCCCCATCGCTGACGAGCTGCAGCAGGGCCTGCAGCCCGTGGTGGATCACGCCACATGCTCCCAGAAAGACTGGTGGGGCAACAATGTGAAGAACACCATGGTCTGCGCCGGGGGTGATGGTGTCATCTCAGCCTGCAAC GGGGACTCGGGCGGCCCACTGAACTGCCAGGCCAAGGACGGCTCTTGGGAGGTGCGGGGCATCGTCAGCTTCGGCTCCGGGCTGAGCTGCAACACCCTCAAGAAGCCCACGGTCTTCACCCGCGTGTCCGCCTACAACAACTGGATCAACGAG AAACTACAGCTGTGA
- the LOC132425897 gene encoding LOW QUALITY PROTEIN: chymotrypsin-like elastase family member 2A (The sequence of the model RefSeq protein was modified relative to this genomic sequence to represent the inferred CDS: deleted 2 bases in 2 codons) produces MSDSYRHTVIRALLLPTLVAGALSCGLPTYLPNLPRVVGGEDVRANSCPWQVSLQYSSKGQWRHTCGGSLTGQNWVLTAAHYISSSRTYSVLLGQHCLATHEPASLAVKVSKLVVQEDWNSNQLSKGNDIALLKLANPIALTDKIQLSCLPPATGAILPNNYICYVTGWGRLQSNGALPDILQQGELLAVDSAACSQPGWWGRTVKTNMICAGGDGVISSCSGDSGGPLNCQAANGQGQVHGVVSFGSSLGCNDYHKQPSVFTRVSSYVDQINSVIENN; encoded by the exons ATGTCGGACTCCTACAGACACACCGTGATCAGAGCCCTACTGCTGCCTACATTGGTGGCTGGAG CTCTCAGCTGTGGGCTCCCCACTTACCTGCCCAACCTGCCCAGGGTGGTTGGAGGTGAAGATGTGAGAGCCAACAGCTGTCCCTGG CAGGTCTCCCTGCAGTACAGCTCTAAAGGCCAGTGGCGCCACACCTGTGGAGGGTCTCTGACAGGCCAAAACTGGGTCCTGACAGCTGCCCACTACATCAG TTCCTCCAGGACCTACAGCGTGCTGCTGGGCCAGCATTGCCTCGCCACCCATGAGCCCGCCTCGCTGGCCGTCAAGGTCTCCAAGCTTGTGGTGCAAGAGGACTGGAACTCCAACCAGCTCTCCAAAGG GAACGACATTGCCCTGCTCAAACTGGCCAACCCCATCGCCCTGACTGACAAGATCCAGCTTAGCTGCCTACCGCCCGCC ACTGGCGCCATTCTACCCAACAACTACATCTGCTATGTCACGGGCTGGGGAAGGCTGCAGAGTAA CGGAGCTCTTCCTGACATCCTGCAGCAGGGCGAGTTGCTGGCTGTGGACTCTGCCGCATGCTCCCAACCTGGTTGGTGGGGCAGGACTGTGAAGACCAATATGATCTGTGCTGGGGGTGATGGTGTGATCTCCAGCTGCAGT GGGGACTCCGGCggaccactgaactgccaggcgGCTAACGGCCAGGGGCAAGTGCACGGCGTGGTCAGCTTCGGGTCCTCCCTTGGTTGCAACGACTACCACAAG CAGCCCTCCGTCTTCACACGGGTCTCCAGCTACGTTGACCAGATCAATTCG GTGATTGAAAATAACTAA